The uncultured Methanobrevibacter sp. DNA window ACGAGTACAACCATAGTTTTGTTTAAACATGACTTCTTGTTCAAGAGTTAAATGAAGCTTAACAACCACACCTCGAATATACTCACCCATAAATCTCATCCCCATTCCATCATTATATACCATTTTCATTCATATCTAAAAAAAAATGAAAAAAAACATCTACTCTTTTTTAAAACAACAATTAAAATCACATTTAATTGAATAATATATCATTTATAATTACCCATATATAAAAAATAAGAGAGAGCATTTGAAAAGTAATCGAATAACGAACTCAGAGCAATTTTTCAAAACCAAAACAATTTTTCATACCCAAAGCAATTATTTAATAATCCAATAACAAAAAAGTATACTGAATAAAAAATTCATGACATAAAATAGCCTCAAAAAAACGCAAATAAAATAAAACACAATAAAATTAATTAAAAAAGACAGTACACCCAATAGTGCAATTCATCCACAACTTGCAGAAGTTGTGGTATTCTTGCATTTTAAAGATAAAGTTAAAATCAAAAGATTCTAACTTTATTTCTAAACAATTCATCGAGAATAATCTCTTGAATATTTATTTTAATTTTATTATATATAATATTTTCTTATTGAATAATGTAGGGAGAACCCCACTAAAGAAAAAATGCTAAAAACTTCTTTCTTTACATTCAACAACTAATATACATTAATAGAAATCATTTTAGAAAAATTAAAATGATTCTAATTAATTCGATACCATTTTAATTAAAAAACGAGTATCTTTTTTCAAGATTATTCCTTCTGAATTGTTATGCATTTATTATCTAAGTGGTCAAAACCTACTATAGAAAATTTATTACCCATAATATTTAAAATAAAAAGTTTTTAGAATATTAAAATTAATTTAAAAAGAAAAAATTGTTTTAAATTAATAAAATTGCTCTGAAAAAAATAATAGTTAAGAGTACTTAAATCTTATCTTTAGTGTGTTTCTGCCAGACTTTTTCATTGTCACTAGCGGAGATTTTATTGTCCGCCATTACACCAACAAGGTCATGAGCAACGTAAGGCTCTTCAAGATATTCAATGTCATCACCTGTCAATTTTAAATCAACTGCACTGACTGCTCCATCAACATGGTGTGCTTTGGTTGCACCCACAATTGGAGAGGTTACCTTTTCCAAAAGCCATGAGAGAGAAACTTCAGTCATTGAAACATCATAATTTTTGGCCAGTTCATCAACCCTTTTAATAATCTCCAAATCCTGAGATTCAGTATTCTGATATTTCAGTTTAGCATAGAAATCTTCGTTTAATCTTTTTGAATCCTCACCAGGAATTCTTGAGAGTCTTCCGGAAGCAAGTGAGCTGTAAGGTGTTGTTGCAATATGGTCTGCAGCACAAAGCGGAATCATTTCACGTTCCTCTTCTCTAAAAATTAAGTTATAATGTCCCTGAATTGATACGAATTTGTGAAAACCTTCAGCTTCGGCAAGTGCATTTGCCTTTGCAAGCTGCCATGCAAAACAGTTTGAAATACCGATGTATTTGACCTTGCCTTCATCGATGACTTCTGTTAAACCTTCCAGAATATCATACAATGGAGTGTTATAGTCCCACATATGATAAATATACAGGTCAATATAATCCAATCCCAGGTTTTCAAGGCTTTTTTCAACAAAATTGTGAATGTGCATTTGGCCTGAAACATTATTTTTGATTTCCTCTTCTGTTCTTGGAAGAAACTTTGTTGCAACTACAACATCATCTCTTGAAGCATATTCCCTAATTGCTTTTCCAACATACTGCTCTGAAGTTCCGTTCTGATATCCTATTGCAGTATCAAAAAAGTTAATTCCACTATCAAGACCGTTTTTAATTACTCCCAGTGATTCTTTTTCAGGTAATGTCCATGTGTGCATTCCGTTTTCAGGGTCTCCGAATCCCATGCAGCCCATACAAATTCTACTTACATTTAAATTAGAGTTTCCAAGTTTAACATAATCCATTTTCAACACTTCTTCATAACATAAAATACATAACTGTAATCATCACTATGAGTCCTGTAATGATTTATTTCCTTTTTAAGCTGTTTTACAAAGTCCTTTGCAGATTTATCACTGCTTAACGAGTTTAGATTTTTCTCAAGTTTTTGATAATAATCCTCCCAGTCACATTTTGGTACAATAACATAGTCAACAAACTCATATCCTGCATTTTCAATCTGTCCAATCTTATTTTGGATTGTATCGATTTCATCATAGATATTTTTCCAGAATTGTATACTTTCACGTGAGGGTTTTGAAATCCAAGAGATATCAGAAATTACCGCATATCCATCTGACCTCAGCAATCGCCTCCATTCATCTAAAGCTTTTTTAAATCCCATTATCTCAACTGATGCCTCACAAAATATTATATCAAATTCCTCATTTGCAAAATCCGGATCTTTCATATCTCCAACACCGCTGAATACTCTATCTTCAAGAGAATTTTCAGTTATTTTTTCATTCAATAATTTAATATAATGTTTAAACAAGTCAAATGATTCGATTTCAGCATTTTTAAAATATTTTGCAAGTTGTATTGTTGATGTTCCAACGCCACATGCAATATCAAGCACATATAACTTATCATTAATGTTAATGTCAATCTTTTCAATTGCTTTTAGAGTAGTATCTTCACTACCTGGCGACAATCTGTCTAAATCTCTATAAGCCTGATAAAAATATAGTGGAATATCCATGTTCATAATTTTAAACCGTATTGTTTAAAAATGTTAACTTACAAATATATAATTATCAAATTAATTGGAGATTTAATTATGATTGTAAACGTAAAAGCAACTAATAAAAATAGTGGCGAAGTAATTTCATTCGCATTAGAAGGCGACAGAGACGCAGGTTTCACATACGAAGGAACTCACATGCAAGAAGTAACAGACAACAAAATCAGAGAAGTCTGTAACGGATTAATCTTACTCGGTTCCCCTCTTTACACCATCAAATCCGGTGGAAGTGAAACTATCGAAAATATGACCTTTGTGACTGAAATTGCAGCAGAATAATTCTGCTCCCTTTTTTTATTTTATTTTTAAAAAAATTAAGAAAAAGAAATTATTTCATTTCCTTTTCCCAAACTCTTATAACATTTACATCAGCTTTATCAGCCAATTCTTCCATTGTTTTTATCTCATCATCGCTTAATTCAATATTTACTGCTTCAGCAGCGTCTTCAACATGATGAACTTTTGTTGCACCGATGATTGGAAGAGTGCCTTTTGCAACTGCCCATGCGATTGGAAGCTGAGCTATTTTTGCATCATGAGCATCTGCAATTTCAGATAAAGCTTTATTTAACTCTTCAATTTCAGCTAAACTGTCACCATATGCATTTGCCCTGTCAGATCCTTCAGGGAAAGGATGAGCGGTGTCATATTTACCGGATAATGCTCCCTGTTCCAATACCATGTATGCAAAGAAAACAATATCATTTTCTCTGCAGTATTCTAAAATTCCTGAGTCTTCAGATGACCTGTTAAGCAAACTGTAATGGTTTTGTACCGCACCGAGTTTTAAACCGGCTTCTTTAAGGATTTCATTAGCTTGTTTAATTTCTGCAAGATTGTGGTTTGAAACACCAATCATTTCAATGTCATGTTCTTTTGCAGTTTCCACTAATTTTTTAGTCCATTCCGGTGCTCCAACAGGGTTGTGAATCCAGAATATGTCAATGTCATCCACACCAAGGATTTTTGCACTGTTTTCATACATTGCAGTTACTTCATTTGCCTCAAACATTTCTGCAAGCTGAGGTGTGAATTTTGTAGAAATTACAAAGTCATCACGGTCTGAGGTTTTAAGAAATTCTCCTAAAACTTCTTCTGAAGTTCCCATACCATATACGTAAGCAGTATCCCATAAGTTTAAACCTAATTCCATTGCTTTATCATATATTGGTTTTAAATCGTCGACTTTGTGCTCGTTTCCGAATGTTCCATCATTACCCCATGCCCATGCACCGAGAGCAATTTTTGGAAGGTTATCTTTCAATGTCATGACACTATATTTCAAAAACAGCATATAAAAAGTTAAAGTGACAGCCATGACACCAAAAATTAATTATTAAACAAACTAAAAATGAATAAAACATATGACATGTTTTGATTTTGAACTTACACACTGTCCTGTGGAATTATCTCTCGATATATTAAATCGAAAATGGGTTTTGCAGATTATCTGCGATATGTTTTTTGGAAAAAAACGTTTCAGTGAGTTTAAAGAGGGAAGAGCTGAACTATCCAACAAGGCATTGTCAAGAAGCCTGAAGTTTATGGAAGAACAGGAATTAATTAAAAAGGTAGTAAGTGATGGAAATATCGAGTATTTCCTGACAGATAAAGGAAAATCCCTGAATAAACTAATTTATGATTTAGTGGAATATACTCTGGACAACAATGGAGATTTGTATAATGAAGAAACTGTCATTAAAGCAAAAGAAGGCTTTAAAAGACAGTTGTTAGACTAATCATCCATGAATTGTATGCTGCATTCTTATAGGGAAAACCAGTTTGTATTCTGTTCCGTTTTTATGTTCAACCAGCTCTATTTTACCGTCAAGCTGTTTGGTGAGATTTTTAATGATTATGCAGCCCAGATTCATTTTAATCTTTTTAGGATCTTCAATACCCACACCATTATCCTTAAATGTCAGCTGAGCAGTATTTTCGTCAAGCTTGAATATTTTCTTGCTGATTAATTTATTTTTAACTGATTTATCCGGGAATGCATGTTTTATCGCATTCATGTTCAGCTCATCAATTACCAGAAGCAGTGGAGTAATGACTTCAATTGTTAAATTAAGATCTTCATCAACTTCAGATTCAAATTCAACACCATTTTTCATACCTACCAGAGTTCTGATTTGATTGTCCTGGTCATGAATAAAGTCGTTTAGATTGATATTTTTAAAGTCCTGAGTATTGTATGTTTTTTCATGCAAAAGCGCAAGTGATGTTAATCTTGCCTGCATATGATCAATAATGATTTCAGGTTTATCTTTATATGCTCTTTTTTCAAGGTTTAAAAAGCTGTTTAGAACCTGAAGGTTGTTTTTGACTCTGTGGTGGACCTCTTTAATCAATACATTTTGATGTTCATTGGCTTGCTCAAGTTCCATCTGTCTGCTCATCTCATCAGTAATGTCAGCTAAAAATCCAAGGCTGTGGGTGGTTTGACTAAATTCAAATCTTTCAATGTATAGTTCACAGATTTTCTGATTGTTTTCATCACCGCCGACATTGTATGTGAATGTTTCATCGATTCTGTCAATTTCACCATCAATCAGGCTGATAATCTGTTTTTTTGTTTCTTCTTCAACAATATTGTTTATAACATCAGGGGAGTGAACATAATCTTTCGGATTTACATCAATGAAATAATAATAACCTTCTGAAAATTCGTAATGCTTAATGTTTAACGGTTCAATTAACAGCGCCAGTTTTTTACTGTTTTTAAATCCCTGCAATAAGAAGTCCACTGGTTTAGCACCAGATTTTTTAGAATATCTTGTGATATCATTTATTAAACCGTAACGGCTTATTAAATTGCCTTCCTCATCAAAATTGGAATAAAGATTAATTTCAAGATATTTTAATGTTCCGTCATCTGTTCTTATTCTGATAATATCTTCATGATGACCTGTATCAGTATCCATGATTTCAAGAATATTTTTAATTAATTGCTTGTCTTCTGGAATGGCCAAATCAAATACAATATTATAATAAGGGTCATGCTCCTCTTTAGGACGATTTAAGATGTTGTATATTCCCTGTGTCCATGTATATTTTCCGTCAACCTTACGATAGCTTCCAGTCTGAGTGAAATATTCCATCATGCTGACCTTGTCTTCGGAATACTGAATCTTTTCAAATTCTTCCGGAACATCTGAATCAGTATTGACATGGTCTGCAAATACAAATAGCCTGTTCATTTCATAAATGATTTTGACAAGAGTGATTTTTGCAAGCTTCTGTTTACCATAATAGAAAACATGCACTTCTTTGGTTTTCTGAGTTTTAAAAACCTCATGAAGATAATCATGAAGCATTTCATAAAAGGCAGGTGAAATTTTACTCAACCTTCTTCCCCTTACATCATCAAGCTGAAGATTTACCTTATTAAGTATGAATTGACCCACAGATTTTATAATAAAATCCTTTCCGTCATCGTGAGGGATTAAAATATTTACATCCATCGGAACATTGCTTATAAGCTGTGGAAATGGAACATCATCTACAATAAATTCAAGAGGAGAAGGATTGTACAAATCCTTTTCATCAAGGTCATAAACACGCAGTTCATCTACATCTTCCAATTTTCTATAATCTTTATATAATTTCATTTTAAATTTCCTTAAAAATATGTAAAACAGTACCTGAAACATTTAATCCTCATTTAGGAGAAAATGAGTGGAATGCCTTCATTAAATCTTATTAACTATATTGCCAAATTTATCCAATATCTAATTAGTTAAATGTTTATTGAACATATTATTTAAATTTTGAAAATTTATAACTTCACATATAATAAGACAGAAAATTAATCATCTTTAAAAACTCAAAAAATTCCCTTGCCGGTTTTATTAAAAAATTCACAGAATGATTTTTTAAAGAAAATACTGACAATAACCTAATTATTACCCAATCAACTGCAGATAGCTACATGAAATATCTTTGATAAAAAATATATTTAATTCGATTTATTTTAAAAATAAATTTCATGATGGTTCCTCATTAGTAATTACAAAAAAAGATTAAATACATTGTCACAACTAAAAAAAATTAAAAAGACATATTAAATATTATAAATATATTTTAATTGAATAACTGAATAATTTCAAATTTCAATGAGGCATAATATGACTGATAAAAGTAACATGACCATTATTGGAGGTACAAGAGGATTAGGTCGATGGATAGCTGAACACCTGAATAATGAGTTCAACATCACTATCACAAGCCGTAACGAAGCTTCAGGACTTGAAGTTGCAAAAGAACTGAACGTTGAGTACAACAATGACAACATTGAAGCAATACAGAATGCAGATATTGTCATTTTCAGCGTGCCGATAGAGCATACTTCACAAACCATTAAAGAAGTGGCTCCACATGCACCTGAAGGATCTCTATTAATGGACGTGTGCAGCATTAAAACAGAAGCTGCCGAAGCCCTAATGAAATATGCTCCGAAAAATGTGGAAATATTGCCCTGCCATCCGATGTTTGGACCGCGCGTTCCTACAATCAAAAGACAGATTATCGTTTTGACTCCTATTGAAAACAGATCCAACAACTGGTTCAACCGTGTGGAAAGATATTTGACAAATTCCGAATGTGAAATCGTCATTACCACACCTGAAGAGCATGACAGGTATATGAGCATAGTTCAGGGCCTGACTCATTTTTCATTCATTACATTAGCTTCAACAATTAGAAAGCTCCATATCAACGTTGAAAAGTCCAGGTCATTTTCAAGTCCAGTCTACAGCCTAATGCTTGATATGGTCAGCCGTGTCATATATCAAAACCCTTACCTTTACTATTCAATACAGAAAAATAATAAAGAAAACACCAATGCAAGAAAAACATTAATTAAAGAGGGAACATACCTGTCAAAGCTAATTGAAGATGGAAATGAAGAGGACTTTGTGAAAAATATGGAAGAATCATCCAAACATTTGGACAATCGTGAGGACGCATTGATTCGCTCAGACAGAGCCATAGGCATGCTCAGCCAGAAAGCCAATGTCCTGACAAAATCAATTGGTAAAGAAATAGGCTTGAAAGATCTGCTTTCTGAAAAAATATATGTAGGCATAGTCAAAAAGGTTACTTCAAAATGTGTGATACTGGAAAACAATGATGAAATCTCCTTAAAAATTTCAAATATTGACATATTATCTGCAAAAGAGGTATTTGAATGGAAGAAAAATAATCTTAAACTTGAAAAATTCAAGTTATCTGTCAGCCTGCCTTCAAGCTGTGATGAAAAATATCTCATTAAAATGTTTGAAAATATTGAAGGAGTCATTGACGTTGAAATAACTGATATTGAACAAATAAACGATTCTCTATCTAATTTCACATTTGACTACTCAACATTCCATAAAAAAGACAAAAATTATGTTGAAGAATATGTTAAAGGAATTGGAGGAAAAATCAACTAATTTTCTCAAAAAATTCCCATCCCCATTATTTAATTCTTTTATTATTCCTCTTGATTTAAAAACAATGCTGAAATCTAACCCTCAACAATATCTTTTTTATTTTTTATAAACAGTATTGTAATTATCAGCAGAATTACAGTTATTATTATCATCATTAAAGAGGTCATGCTAAATGAGTTAACGGAAAGCTGATTATGAGCAATGTTTCCGTTTGCCAAGATTTGCATTATAACAACAGTAACTGACGAACCTATTGCACCTATAACCTGCCTTGCAGTGTTGTTGATTGCAGTTGCATCCTCAACATCCCCCGCCACAACACTCATTGCCCATGTTATTGAAGGTGACAGACCAAGCCCACAGCCGATTCCTCTGATTAACTGAGTAATCAACAGGTATTCGAATGTGGAGTTCATATTATATGTCATCATAGCTGCAAATCCTATTATATTTAAAACTGATGAAGCTATTAAAACCGGTTTAATTCCAATCTTATCGGCCATTACAGGACTTATGAAATTGAAAACAATCATGATTATTGCTGATGGAAACAAAATGAGTCCTGATTCGGTTGGAGAGTAATATGCCACACTTTGAACAAACAGAGGCACCATTACATTGATACCACACATCATAAAGTAGAGTAATGCTGCGAAAACAGTCCCATAAACAAAATACTTATTTTTAAGCACTTTCAAGTTTATCAAAGGTTTTTCAATTTTGTTTTGACGTTTGACAAATATCACTAATGTAATAACCCCAATAACTATAGGTAAAATTACATGAGTCAAGCTGAATGAGAATTCTGCAATATTTGAAAATCCTATCATCAGCCCTGCGCAGAACAGTATTGACAATATTAAAGATGCAAAATCCAAAGGATAATCCTGGGTTTCAAGTTCAAAGTTTGCAAAAAGAACTGCTAAAATTAAGATTATAAATGTTAATATAGCTAAAAATTCGAAAATAACTCTCCAATTAAACAGATCAATTATGATTCCTCCCATTGTCGGCCCCATTGCAGGCACGATTCCAACAAGAAATCCCATTAATCCCATGTAAAATCCCCATTTTTCTTCAGGCATTATTTTGAAAATCAATATCTGACCTATCGGCATTAGAATACCTGTTCCCATAGCTTCCAGAATTCTACCAACAATCAAAATTTCAAAACTTACTGATAAAAAACAAAGTACGGAACCTAATATGAATAAAACTAATGAGGTTATCAGGATTGTTTTAATCTTAAATCTTTTTGTAATGTATGCTGTTGGAGGAATCATCACTCCAAGCACAAGCAAGAATACAGAGTATGTCCATTGCACAGTTGCAGAAGATAGTGAGAAATCAGCCATATAATAAGGCAGGCTTGTTGTTACTATACTTTGTGATATCAATGTGACTGCAGAAGCCAATATGAGTATAATTAATGTTATTAACCCATTTCTGTTTTCAAATTTCATGATAACCTTTCCTTATAACTATTTTACATCTAACTAAAAATTTGTTTATAGAAATATTTATTAGTTTGTTCATATAAGATTATTAAAGGAATTAC harbors:
- a CDS encoding aldo/keto reductase; the protein is MTLKDNLPKIALGAWAWGNDGTFGNEHKVDDLKPIYDKAMELGLNLWDTAYVYGMGTSEEVLGEFLKTSDRDDFVISTKFTPQLAEMFEANEVTAMYENSAKILGVDDIDIFWIHNPVGAPEWTKKLVETAKEHDIEMIGVSNHNLAEIKQANEILKEAGLKLGAVQNHYSLLNRSSEDSGILEYCRENDIVFFAYMVLEQGALSGKYDTAHPFPEGSDRANAYGDSLAEIEELNKALSEIADAHDAKIAQLPIAWAVAKGTLPIIGATKVHHVEDAAEAVNIELSDDEIKTMEELADKADVNVIRVWEKEMK
- a CDS encoding class I SAM-dependent methyltransferase; translation: MDIPLYFYQAYRDLDRLSPGSEDTTLKAIEKIDININDKLYVLDIACGVGTSTIQLAKYFKNAEIESFDLFKHYIKLLNEKITENSLEDRVFSGVGDMKDPDFANEEFDIIFCEASVEIMGFKKALDEWRRLLRSDGYAVISDISWISKPSRESIQFWKNIYDEIDTIQNKIGQIENAGYEFVDYVIVPKCDWEDYYQKLEKNLNSLSSDKSAKDFVKQLKKEINHYRTHSDDYSYVFYVMKKC
- a CDS encoding prephenate dehydrogenase produces the protein MTDKSNMTIIGGTRGLGRWIAEHLNNEFNITITSRNEASGLEVAKELNVEYNNDNIEAIQNADIVIFSVPIEHTSQTIKEVAPHAPEGSLLMDVCSIKTEAAEALMKYAPKNVEILPCHPMFGPRVPTIKRQIIVLTPIENRSNNWFNRVERYLTNSECEIVITTPEEHDRYMSIVQGLTHFSFITLASTIRKLHINVEKSRSFSSPVYSLMLDMVSRVIYQNPYLYYSIQKNNKENTNARKTLIKEGTYLSKLIEDGNEEDFVKNMEESSKHLDNREDALIRSDRAIGMLSQKANVLTKSIGKEIGLKDLLSEKIYVGIVKKVTSKCVILENNDEISLKISNIDILSAKEVFEWKKNNLKLEKFKLSVSLPSSCDEKYLIKMFENIEGVIDVEITDIEQINDSLSNFTFDYSTFHKKDKNYVEEYVKGIGGKIN
- a CDS encoding histidine kinase dimerization/phosphoacceptor domain -containing protein, yielding MKLYKDYRKLEDVDELRVYDLDEKDLYNPSPLEFIVDDVPFPQLISNVPMDVNILIPHDDGKDFIIKSVGQFILNKVNLQLDDVRGRRLSKISPAFYEMLHDYLHEVFKTQKTKEVHVFYYGKQKLAKITLVKIIYEMNRLFVFADHVNTDSDVPEEFEKIQYSEDKVSMMEYFTQTGSYRKVDGKYTWTQGIYNILNRPKEEHDPYYNIVFDLAIPEDKQLIKNILEIMDTDTGHHEDIIRIRTDDGTLKYLEINLYSNFDEEGNLISRYGLINDITRYSKKSGAKPVDFLLQGFKNSKKLALLIEPLNIKHYEFSEGYYYFIDVNPKDYVHSPDVINNIVEEETKKQIISLIDGEIDRIDETFTYNVGGDENNQKICELYIERFEFSQTTHSLGFLADITDEMSRQMELEQANEHQNVLIKEVHHRVKNNLQVLNSFLNLEKRAYKDKPEIIIDHMQARLTSLALLHEKTYNTQDFKNINLNDFIHDQDNQIRTLVGMKNGVEFESEVDEDLNLTIEVITPLLLVIDELNMNAIKHAFPDKSVKNKLISKKIFKLDENTAQLTFKDNGVGIEDPKKIKMNLGCIIIKNLTKQLDGKIELVEHKNGTEYKLVFPIRMQHTIHG
- a CDS encoding aldo/keto reductase, whose amino-acid sequence is MDYVKLGNSNLNVSRICMGCMGFGDPENGMHTWTLPEKESLGVIKNGLDSGINFFDTAIGYQNGTSEQYVGKAIREYASRDDVVVATKFLPRTEEEIKNNVSGQMHIHNFVEKSLENLGLDYIDLYIYHMWDYNTPLYDILEGLTEVIDEGKVKYIGISNCFAWQLAKANALAEAEGFHKFVSIQGHYNLIFREEEREMIPLCAADHIATTPYSSLASGRLSRIPGEDSKRLNEDFYAKLKYQNTESQDLEIIKRVDELAKNYDVSMTEVSLSWLLEKVTSPIVGATKAHHVDGAVSAVDLKLTGDDIEYLEEPYVAHDLVGVMADNKISASDNEKVWQKHTKDKI
- a CDS encoding helix-turn-helix domain-containing protein, yielding MTCFDFELTHCPVELSLDILNRKWVLQIICDMFFGKKRFSEFKEGRAELSNKALSRSLKFMEEQELIKKVVSDGNIEYFLTDKGKSLNKLIYDLVEYTLDNNGDLYNEETVIKAKEGFKRQLLD
- a CDS encoding DHA2 family efflux MFS transporter permease subunit, which translates into the protein MKFENRNGLITLIILILASAVTLISQSIVTTSLPYYMADFSLSSATVQWTYSVFLLVLGVMIPPTAYITKRFKIKTILITSLVLFILGSVLCFLSVSFEILIVGRILEAMGTGILMPIGQILIFKIMPEEKWGFYMGLMGFLVGIVPAMGPTMGGIIIDLFNWRVIFEFLAILTFIILILAVLFANFELETQDYPLDFASLILSILFCAGLMIGFSNIAEFSFSLTHVILPIVIGVITLVIFVKRQNKIEKPLINLKVLKNKYFVYGTVFAALLYFMMCGINVMVPLFVQSVAYYSPTESGLILFPSAIIMIVFNFISPVMADKIGIKPVLIASSVLNIIGFAAMMTYNMNSTFEYLLITQLIRGIGCGLGLSPSITWAMSVVAGDVEDATAINNTARQVIGAIGSSVTVVIMQILANGNIAHNQLSVNSFSMTSLMMIIITVILLIITILFIKNKKDIVEG